A region of Paractinoplanes abujensis DNA encodes the following proteins:
- a CDS encoding YlbL family protein — translation MRRRGVTVILGALITALLAVGVMAAPLPYVVLKPGPTVNTLGSDNGTEVIQVTDAKTTTSAGQLRLTTVNVQSQVELVWAISSWFSSSDAVVPRELIYPPDRTEKQVEQQNAEEWTESQNSAVTVALTKLGYPVRAAVNKVTDGGAATGILQKDDIITAVDGTAVDGPSKLTELVRAKPAGSTLTISYQRAGKASTAKITTKASADDNTPRLGIEIAPKQDAPFKVEIDLDKIGGPSAGLMFTLGIMDKLEPADLTGGKIIAGTGTIDNDGNVGPIGGIPQKLVGAKKAGAQLFLVPKGNCAEALRNTVEGLPMAEVATVDDALTALKTFTGGGTPKPCSAA, via the coding sequence ATGAGACGTCGTGGTGTCACCGTAATCCTCGGCGCCCTGATCACCGCCCTGCTGGCAGTCGGTGTGATGGCCGCACCCCTGCCGTACGTGGTGTTGAAGCCCGGCCCGACCGTGAACACGCTCGGATCGGACAACGGCACCGAGGTGATCCAGGTGACGGATGCGAAGACCACGACGTCGGCCGGCCAGCTCCGCCTGACCACGGTGAACGTGCAGTCGCAGGTCGAGCTGGTGTGGGCGATCAGCAGCTGGTTCAGCTCGTCCGACGCGGTCGTCCCGCGGGAACTGATCTACCCCCCGGACCGTACGGAGAAGCAGGTCGAACAGCAGAACGCCGAGGAGTGGACCGAGTCGCAGAACAGCGCGGTCACGGTCGCACTGACCAAACTGGGCTACCCCGTACGCGCGGCGGTCAACAAGGTCACCGACGGCGGCGCCGCGACCGGCATTCTGCAGAAGGACGACATCATCACAGCCGTCGACGGCACCGCGGTCGACGGTCCGTCGAAGCTGACCGAGCTCGTGCGGGCCAAACCGGCCGGCAGCACGCTCACCATCTCCTACCAGCGGGCGGGCAAGGCCTCGACCGCGAAGATCACCACCAAGGCCTCCGCGGACGACAACACGCCGCGGCTGGGAATCGAGATCGCCCCGAAACAGGACGCCCCGTTCAAGGTCGAGATCGATCTCGACAAGATCGGCGGGCCGAGCGCCGGCCTGATGTTCACGCTCGGGATCATGGACAAGCTGGAGCCGGCCGACCTGACCGGCGGAAAGATCATTGCGGGTACGGGAACGATCGACAACGACGGCAACGTGGGTCCGATCGGCGGGATCCCGCAGAAGCTCGTCGGCGCCAAGAAAGCCGGCGCTCAGCTGTTCCTCGTGCCCAAGGGAAACTGCGCCGAAGCACTACGGAACACGGTCGAGGGGCTTCCGATGGCCGAGGTGGCCACCGTGGACGACGCGCTCACGGCGCTCAAGACCTTCACGGGTGGTGGCACCCCCAAGCCATGCTCGGCCGCGTGA
- a CDS encoding UPF0182 family membrane protein — MSRRGRVTVGVLVGVFLLFTLLGWGIDAYTDYLWFNEVDFVNVFSGVLLTRLLLFLVIGLAVALIIAGNLYLAYRLRPLLRPHSAEQATLERYRMILAPRLGTWITVLTVIIGFFAGLSAQGRWKDWMLFRNGGSFGIQDPEHKVDVGWYVFDYPMLRYVLGVAFTAVVLSVLGSLAMHYIFGGVRLQGVGDRMTTGARAHLTSLVALFVLLKAVAYVLDRRALLLEQHVSPGLYGAGYTDVNALMPAKEILAYISIVVAIAIIVFSNAGMRNLVWPGVSLALLAISAVAIGGIYPLAVQNFSVKPSLSEKEAPYIQRSIDATRAAFGLGDTQVDPYRATTVVPPSGLATNASAQNARLIDPQLVSQAFTQSQQSRGFYDFGAKLDVDRYSINNKTGDYVVGVREINDDKLTPQQRNWLNRHTVYTHGYGLVAAPANQFCGGLPYFVSGFLGDDRPSNCSATKEEIEVDQPRIYYGEQSTEYAIVGQEDENRRVEFDRPQEDNNNAEELYTYTGEGGVSIGSFFRRLVFAIKNTESNFVLSDAVNSDSKLMYIREPRARVEKVAPFLTIDGDPYPAAVDGRIVWILDGYTTSNSYPYSQKINLATETQDELTGQGQFALARDDVNYMRNSVKATVDAYDGTVKLYEFDDNDPVLKAWNKAFGGDLIIPKAETPQSLEDHFRYPQDLFKVQRNLLTRFHVTDPQAFFSGQDFWQVPNAPDSPSNNQKQPPFYLNVQLPEQDQTRFQLTAGVTPANRENLAALISGSYVDNKPVLQVLELPDQTVTPGPVQVHQKMTANADVRQQITLLSNNAQSQVLYGNLITLPVEGGVLYVEPVYVRPSNQENAAPQLQKILMSYGDGGTYVVLANSLSEGLKQLVDKGKAAQSGNNNTGNNNNSGGTGTTPPPPDSLTGELAAAATALDQAIANVRTAQQSGDFARYGEALKALDTAMTNFENARNAAGGATPNPSGSAAAPSPTPSG, encoded by the coding sequence ATGAGCCGGCGCGGTCGCGTCACCGTCGGCGTCCTGGTCGGGGTCTTTCTTCTTTTCACGCTGCTCGGGTGGGGCATCGACGCGTACACCGATTACCTCTGGTTCAACGAGGTCGACTTCGTCAACGTCTTCTCCGGTGTTCTGCTCACCCGGCTCCTGCTGTTCCTGGTCATCGGCCTCGCGGTCGCGCTGATCATCGCAGGCAACCTCTACCTGGCCTACCGGCTGCGACCACTGCTGCGGCCGCACTCCGCCGAACAGGCGACGCTCGAGCGCTACCGCATGATCCTCGCGCCGCGCCTGGGCACCTGGATCACCGTCCTCACGGTGATCATCGGCTTCTTCGCGGGCCTGTCCGCGCAGGGCCGGTGGAAGGACTGGATGCTGTTCCGCAACGGCGGCAGCTTCGGCATCCAGGACCCGGAGCACAAAGTGGACGTCGGGTGGTACGTCTTCGACTACCCGATGCTGCGCTACGTGCTCGGTGTCGCCTTCACCGCCGTGGTGCTCTCGGTGCTCGGCTCGCTGGCCATGCACTACATCTTCGGCGGCGTCCGCCTGCAGGGCGTCGGCGACCGGATGACCACCGGCGCCCGGGCCCACCTGACCTCCCTGGTCGCGCTGTTCGTGCTGCTCAAGGCCGTGGCGTACGTGCTCGACCGGCGCGCCTTGCTGCTCGAGCAGCACGTCTCGCCGGGCCTTTACGGCGCGGGCTATACCGACGTCAACGCGCTGATGCCGGCCAAGGAGATACTGGCGTACATCTCGATCGTCGTGGCGATCGCGATCATCGTGTTCTCCAACGCGGGCATGCGGAACCTGGTATGGCCCGGCGTCTCGCTGGCCCTGCTGGCGATCTCGGCCGTGGCCATCGGCGGCATCTACCCGCTCGCCGTGCAGAACTTCTCGGTCAAGCCCAGCCTCAGCGAGAAGGAAGCGCCGTACATCCAGCGCTCGATCGACGCCACCAGAGCGGCCTTCGGCCTCGGCGACACCCAGGTCGATCCCTACCGCGCGACCACTGTCGTCCCGCCCAGCGGGCTGGCCACCAACGCCAGCGCTCAGAACGCCCGCCTGATCGACCCGCAGCTGGTCTCGCAGGCGTTCACCCAGTCGCAGCAGTCCCGCGGCTTCTACGACTTCGGCGCCAAACTCGACGTCGACCGCTACTCGATCAACAACAAGACCGGCGACTACGTGGTCGGCGTACGTGAGATCAACGACGACAAACTGACCCCGCAGCAGCGCAACTGGCTCAACCGGCACACCGTCTACACCCACGGCTACGGCCTGGTGGCGGCGCCGGCCAACCAGTTCTGCGGCGGCCTGCCGTACTTCGTCTCCGGCTTCCTCGGCGACGACCGCCCGAGCAACTGCTCCGCGACGAAGGAAGAGATCGAGGTCGACCAGCCGCGGATCTACTACGGCGAGCAGTCGACCGAGTACGCGATCGTCGGCCAGGAGGACGAGAACCGCCGGGTCGAGTTCGACCGCCCGCAGGAGGACAACAACAACGCCGAGGAGCTCTACACCTACACCGGTGAGGGCGGCGTCTCGATCGGCTCGTTCTTCCGCCGGCTGGTCTTCGCGATCAAGAACACCGAGAGCAACTTCGTGCTCTCCGACGCGGTCAACTCCGACTCCAAGCTCATGTACATCCGTGAGCCGCGAGCCCGGGTCGAGAAGGTCGCGCCGTTCCTGACCATCGACGGCGACCCGTACCCGGCCGCCGTGGACGGGCGGATCGTGTGGATCCTCGACGGCTACACGACGTCGAACTCCTACCCGTACTCGCAGAAGATCAACCTGGCCACCGAGACGCAGGACGAACTGACCGGTCAGGGGCAGTTCGCCCTGGCCCGCGACGACGTCAACTACATGCGCAACTCGGTCAAGGCGACCGTCGACGCGTACGACGGCACGGTCAAGCTGTACGAGTTCGACGACAACGACCCGGTGCTCAAGGCGTGGAACAAGGCCTTCGGCGGCGACCTGATCATCCCCAAGGCCGAGACGCCGCAGTCCCTCGAGGACCACTTCCGCTACCCGCAGGACCTGTTCAAGGTGCAGCGCAACCTGCTCACCCGGTTCCACGTGACCGACCCGCAGGCGTTCTTCTCCGGGCAGGACTTCTGGCAGGTGCCGAACGCGCCCGACTCGCCGTCGAACAACCAGAAGCAGCCGCCGTTCTACCTCAACGTGCAACTGCCCGAGCAGGACCAGACCCGGTTCCAGCTGACCGCCGGCGTCACACCGGCCAACCGCGAAAACCTGGCCGCGTTGATCTCCGGCTCGTACGTCGACAACAAACCCGTGCTGCAAGTGCTCGAACTACCGGACCAGACAGTCACACCAGGCCCGGTGCAGGTGCACCAGAAGATGACGGCCAACGCCGACGTGCGGCAACAGATCACCCTGCTGTCCAACAACGCGCAGTCCCAGGTGCTCTACGGCAACCTGATAACCCTGCCCGTCGAAGGCGGCGTGCTCTACGTCGAGCCGGTCTACGTCAGACCCAGCAACCAGGAGAACGCGGCACCCCAGCTGCAGAAGATCCTCATGTCGTACGGCGACGGCGGCACGTACGTGGTGCTCGCCAACAGCCTCAGCGAAGGTCTGAAACAACTGGTCGACAAGGGCAAAGCGGCCCAGAGCGGCAACAACAACACCGGCAACAACAACAATTCCGGCGGTACGGGCACCACCCCGCCGCCGCCGGACAGCCTCACCGGTGAACTGGCCGCCGCCGCGACCGCGCTCGACCAGGCCATCGCCAACGTCAGGACGGCCCAGCAGTCCGGCGACTTCGCCCGCTACGGCGAAGCGCTCAAGGCCCTCGACACCGCGATGACCAACTTCGAGAACGCCCGCAACGCCGCCGGCGGAGCAACCCCCAACCCGTCCGGCTCGGCGGCCGCACCATCGCCCACCCCGAGCGGCTGA